The [Actinobacillus] rossii genome contains a region encoding:
- a CDS encoding phage major capsid protein, P2 family, producing MNKFTQQKFQAYIAGVAQDNGEDVAFVANGGQFTVEPTIQQKLENAVLESSDFLKRINVVMVQDMKGSALRLGVLSPVASRTDTNTKARETTDIHSLQENTYSCEQTNFDTHLNYATLDSWAKFPDFAARVGKLKAERIALDRIMIGWNGTSAAATTNRTEHPLLQDVNKGWLFQIEDKAKARVLKEIEKSSGKIEIGSGKTYKNLDALVFALKEDFIPAQYRDDTKLVAIMGSDLLADKYFPLINQEKPSEILAGDTVISQKRVGGLQAVSVPFFPKGTVLVTSLDNLSIYVQEGKVRRHLKDVPERNRVEDYLSSNEAYVVENYEAVAMAKNITILEAPEPISSVAA from the coding sequence ATGAATAAATTTACTCAACAAAAATTCCAAGCTTACATTGCAGGCGTTGCACAAGATAACGGCGAAGATGTGGCATTTGTTGCAAATGGCGGGCAATTCACCGTCGAACCAACAATTCAACAAAAGCTTGAAAATGCAGTGCTTGAAAGCTCTGATTTCTTAAAACGCATCAATGTTGTGATGGTGCAAGACATGAAAGGTTCTGCATTGCGTCTAGGCGTACTGTCACCAGTTGCAAGCCGTACTGACACCAACACCAAAGCACGTGAAACTACAGACATTCATAGCTTGCAAGAAAACACCTATTCTTGCGAACAAACCAACTTTGACACGCATTTAAATTATGCAACCTTAGACAGTTGGGCAAAATTCCCTGATTTCGCCGCACGTGTGGGCAAACTCAAAGCAGAACGCATTGCATTAGACCGTATCATGATCGGTTGGAATGGCACAAGTGCAGCCGCAACCACAAACCGCACTGAACATCCATTATTGCAAGATGTGAATAAGGGTTGGTTATTCCAAATCGAAGATAAAGCCAAAGCCCGTGTGTTAAAAGAAATTGAAAAAAGCAGTGGCAAAATCGAAATCGGTTCAGGTAAAACCTATAAAAACCTTGATGCCCTTGTCTTTGCATTAAAAGAAGATTTCATCCCAGCACAATATCGTGACGACACTAAACTGGTTGCAATTATGGGTAGCGACTTATTAGCCGATAAATATTTCCCATTAATCAACCAAGAAAAACCAAGCGAAATTTTGGCAGGCGATACCGTCATTAGCCAAAAACGTGTGGGCGGGTTACAAGCCGTATCTGTTCCATTCTTCCCGAAAGGCACAGTGTTAGTCACATCGCTAGACAACTTGTCAATCTACGTGCAGGAAGGCAAAGTGCGCCGTCACTTAAAAGATGTGCCAGAACGCAATCGTGTGGAAGATTATT